The Candidatus Obscuribacterales bacterium genome contains a region encoding:
- a CDS encoding LD-carboxypeptidase, whose amino-acid sequence MQRRHFLRLSAWATAGAAIAPLVPYRAMALRGDRIKPARLTAGDAVGIISPATAAFLREDVEIVLEAVRALGLEPVLGEHLFDRYGYLAGQDRDRAADINRFFADPAIKALIPVQGGWGSSRILPYLDYDLIRENPKILVGFSDITALLMGITGQTGLVTFHGPNGLSGWRSQEVDMFRRVLFNGEAVTFSNRLAGVDSDRLMQVSNRTQTITAGQARGTLVGGNLSVLSGIVGSPYMPDLTGAILFLEDVGELIYRIDRMMTQLALAGVFDNLAGFIFGQCTRCGPDADYGSLTLEEVVWDHLEPRGIPAWYGAAIGHLEPLLTLPVGLEVEIDATAATIQMTESAVT is encoded by the coding sequence ATGCAGCGGCGGCATTTTTTACGTTTGAGTGCTTGGGCAACTGCCGGGGCAGCGATCGCTCCCCTTGTTCCGTATCGGGCGATGGCGCTCAGGGGCGATCGCATCAAGCCAGCGCGATTGACAGCCGGGGATGCCGTGGGAATCATTAGTCCAGCAACGGCGGCTTTCCTGCGGGAGGATGTGGAGATTGTTCTAGAGGCGGTACGAGCCCTGGGGCTAGAGCCGGTGTTAGGCGAGCATTTGTTTGATCGCTATGGCTACTTGGCAGGCCAGGATCGCGATCGCGCGGCGGATATCAATCGTTTCTTTGCCGATCCGGCGATCAAGGCGTTGATTCCTGTTCAGGGCGGCTGGGGCAGTAGCCGGATCTTGCCCTATTTGGACTATGACCTGATTCGCGAGAATCCTAAAATCCTCGTTGGCTTTAGCGACATCACGGCGCTGCTTATGGGTATCACAGGGCAGACTGGGTTGGTGACCTTCCATGGCCCCAATGGGTTATCTGGATGGCGATCGCAGGAGGTGGATATGTTTCGCCGGGTGTTGTTCAATGGCGAGGCAGTGACCTTTTCCAATCGTCTTGCTGGTGTTGATAGCGATCGCCTCATGCAGGTATCGAACCGCACCCAGACGATTACGGCGGGGCAGGCTCGGGGGACGTTGGTCGGCGGCAATTTGTCGGTGCTGTCGGGGATTGTTGGATCGCCCTACATGCCGGATCTGACGGGGGCCATTTTATTTCTGGAAGATGTGGGAGAGTTGATTTACCGGATTGACCGGATGATGACCCAGTTGGCCCTAGCAGGGGTGTTTGACAACTTGGCGGGCTTTATTTTTGGGCAATGCACTCGCTGTGGCCCCGATGCGGATTATGGGTCGCTCACCCTGGAAGAAGTGGTGTGGGATCACCTTGAACCTCGGGGCATTCCGGCTTGGTATGGGGCAGCGATCGGTCATCTAGAGCCGTTGTTGACCCTGCCCGTGGGCCTAGAGGTGGAGATTGACGCTACGGCGGCCACCATTCAGATGACCGAGTCGGCGGTGACCTAG
- the rpsB gene encoding 30S ribosomal protein S2 — protein sequence MPVVSLAELLESGVHFGHQTRRWNPKMSPYIYTSRNGVHIIDLVQTAQLIEEAYATVRDASEQGKKVLFVGTKRQAAGIVAQEAARCGAYFVNQRWLGGMLTNWATIKTRVDRLKELEHREETGALALLPKKEAAVLRREMEKLQKYLGGIKSMRKLPDMVLIVDHRREYNAVQECQKLGIPIIALLDTNCDPDVVDIPIPANDDAIRSIKLIVGKLADAIYEGHHGQGEVDYDDYDEYDGAEDDYDDSDVSDGNDESGNS from the coding sequence ATGCCCGTAGTATCTTTGGCCGAACTCTTAGAGTCCGGCGTTCACTTTGGCCATCAAACCCGCCGTTGGAATCCCAAGATGTCGCCGTACATCTACACCTCACGGAACGGCGTTCACATCATTGACCTAGTCCAAACGGCTCAGCTCATCGAAGAAGCCTACGCCACCGTCCGAGACGCATCGGAACAAGGCAAGAAAGTACTGTTCGTGGGTACCAAGCGTCAGGCAGCCGGCATCGTTGCTCAAGAAGCTGCTCGCTGCGGTGCTTACTTTGTAAACCAGCGCTGGCTGGGCGGTATGCTCACCAACTGGGCCACCATCAAAACCCGCGTCGATCGCCTCAAGGAACTAGAGCACCGTGAAGAAACCGGAGCCCTAGCCCTGTTACCCAAGAAGGAAGCTGCTGTTCTCCGCCGCGAGATGGAAAAGCTGCAGAAATATCTGGGTGGCATCAAGAGTATGCGCAAGCTACCCGACATGGTGCTGATTGTGGATCACCGCCGGGAATATAACGCTGTGCAAGAGTGCCAAAAGCTTGGCATTCCCATCATTGCCCTCTTGGATACCAACTGCGATCCTGACGTTGTAGACATCCCCATTCCAGCGAATGACGACGCCATTCGTTCCATCAAGCTGATTGTCGGTAAGCTGGCCGATGCCATTTACGAAGGGCATCATGGTCAAGGAGAGGTGGATTACGACGACTACGATGAGTACGACGGTGCCGAAGACGATTACGATGATAGTGACGTCTCCGACGGCAATGACGAGTCGGGTAATAGCTAA
- a CDS encoding NINE protein, whose protein sequence is MIVKAKNRKLAIILAFAGAVAPVSGLHKFYLGQYGWGILYLLLSWTPIPRVASAIEGVWYLSQHPDEFDLTMNPNLAPQTPAEPPVDPKQVGAIADSLRHLDQLRQDGLISDYEFEQKRRQLLDRIA, encoded by the coding sequence ATGATTGTCAAAGCAAAAAACCGGAAGCTGGCTATTATCCTAGCCTTTGCAGGAGCCGTGGCTCCTGTCTCGGGGCTACACAAGTTTTACCTTGGGCAATATGGCTGGGGCATTCTCTACCTGCTTCTATCCTGGACGCCGATTCCCCGCGTTGCCAGCGCCATTGAGGGCGTGTGGTACCTCTCCCAGCATCCCGATGAATTTGACCTGACCATGAACCCCAACCTGGCACCCCAGACTCCGGCAGAGCCGCCGGTGGATCCCAAACAGGTGGGGGCGATCGCGGATTCTCTACGCCACCTGGATCAACTGCGGCAAGATGGGCTAATTTCCGACTATGAATTTGAGCAAAAGCGACGACAGTTACTCGATCGCATTGCCTAA
- a CDS encoding ComEA family DNA-binding protein, whose product MTRSHWLTAMGRMGNGLKTRLQPLKTRLLKDPYYRFQNAEELALAAQLGVVIDANQATVDDWLRLPGLSIHQARSLVSLQRSGLQFHCLEDIAAALSVPVSHIQRLAPVLRFCYYDADSVCTIQPVNPNNASVEQLTRIPDVDLFLARAIVQNREQQGRFQSMADLQQRLALPASLMASLIHYLVL is encoded by the coding sequence ATGACGCGATCGCACTGGCTAACAGCCATGGGACGGATGGGCAACGGTCTAAAAACCCGCCTGCAGCCCCTAAAAACCCGCCTGCTGAAGGATCCCTACTATCGCTTTCAGAATGCTGAGGAACTGGCCCTGGCCGCCCAGTTAGGCGTGGTTATTGATGCCAACCAGGCCACGGTCGATGACTGGCTGCGGCTACCGGGGCTCTCGATCCACCAAGCGCGATCGCTCGTTAGCCTACAGCGTTCAGGGCTACAGTTTCATTGCCTAGAGGATATTGCAGCGGCGCTAAGCGTACCCGTATCCCATATTCAACGGCTTGCCCCTGTCCTGAGGTTTTGCTACTACGACGCCGACAGCGTTTGCACCATCCAGCCGGTGAACCCCAATAACGCTTCTGTAGAACAGCTCACCCGCATTCCCGACGTGGATCTGTTTTTAGCTAGGGCGATCGTCCAAAATCGTGAGCAGCAGGGTCGGTTTCAAAGTATGGCTGACCTACAGCAGCGACTAGCCCTCCCAGCCTCTCTGATGGCCAGCTTGATCCATTACCTCGTGCTTTAA
- the lepB gene encoding signal peptidase I, protein MTAQDSNPTKPPTGSDADRAPDELPTSTVTVDASDHTGGSGDTPDPQLPQEPRRDTLRTIVIAVALALLVRLFIAEPRFIPSDSMVPTLEVGDRLVIEKISYAFREPQPGDIVVFMPPEALQAQGYEANQVFIKRLIAGPGQVVQVQDGRVWVDGVAIAEPYIAEPPNYVLNPLVVPPDQVFMLGDNRNYSFDSHVWGFLPRQNIIGRAIVRFWPLDRLGVIPRPPRVKYEDASSPPPMDLAS, encoded by the coding sequence ATGACCGCCCAAGATTCAAACCCGACGAAGCCCCCGACTGGATCCGATGCGGATCGTGCCCCTGACGAACTGCCTACCTCGACGGTAACGGTTGATGCCTCGGATCATACTGGTGGCTCCGGGGATACGCCTGATCCTCAATTGCCGCAAGAACCTCGTCGCGATACCTTGCGCACGATTGTCATCGCCGTAGCATTAGCGTTGCTGGTGCGCCTCTTCATTGCCGAACCTCGGTTTATTCCCTCAGACTCCATGGTGCCGACGTTGGAAGTGGGCGATCGCTTGGTGATTGAAAAAATATCCTATGCCTTTCGTGAGCCTCAGCCCGGCGACATTGTGGTGTTTATGCCGCCGGAGGCGCTGCAGGCCCAAGGCTATGAAGCCAATCAAGTGTTTATCAAACGTCTCATTGCCGGGCCGGGACAGGTGGTGCAGGTGCAAGATGGGCGGGTGTGGGTGGATGGCGTGGCGATCGCCGAACCCTACATTGCCGAGCCGCCGAACTATGTGCTGAATCCCTTGGTGGTGCCGCCGGATCAGGTTTTTATGCTGGGCGATAATCGCAACTATAGCTTTGACTCCCATGTGTGGGGATTTTTGCCTCGCCAAAATATTATTGGACGGGCGATCGTGCGGTTTTGGCCCCTCGATCGCTTGGGTGTTATTCCGCGTCCGCCTCGGGTCAAGTACGAGGATGCTTCTAGCCCGCCTCCGATGGATCTAGCGAGTTAA
- the ctpC gene encoding carboxyl-terminal processing protease CtpC, giving the protein MVITKRGLVLGATAVAVTAVTLTGAGLQLSRGQAFFQDSPKELIDEVWQLIDRTYVDATFNQVDWRAVRQDYLDRSYQDQDDAYVAIREMLDQLGDPYTRFMDPSEFRDMQIDTSGELTGVGIQLTQDEETDELVVVSPIEDTPAFEAGILAQDVIIQIDDQSTEGMNVNDAVNLIRGPVGTDITLTIRRGQQELEFQLRRDLIEIHPVRYSLRETETGDVGYIRLTQFSANAAQEMEEAIQDLQAQGVSGYVLDLRSNPGGLLYSSIDIARMWLDEGGIVSTVNRQGISDREVANGTALTDLPLVVLVDGGSASASEILSGALQDNDRATLVGTQTFGKGLVQSVRGLGDGSGIAVTVAKYLTPSGRDINQEGIEPDIVVELTEEQLEVLFNDRTLIGTDSDPQFSQALEVLSDQMTAQRRPTQANVR; this is encoded by the coding sequence ATGGTTATTACGAAGCGCGGACTTGTTCTAGGTGCAACGGCTGTAGCGGTTACGGCAGTTACGCTAACGGGTGCTGGGTTGCAACTATCTAGAGGTCAGGCCTTCTTTCAAGATAGTCCGAAGGAGTTGATCGACGAAGTTTGGCAGTTAATTGACCGCACCTACGTGGACGCCACCTTCAATCAAGTCGATTGGCGGGCAGTGCGCCAAGACTATCTCGATCGCTCTTATCAGGATCAAGATGATGCCTACGTCGCCATTCGTGAGATGTTGGATCAACTGGGCGATCCCTACACTCGCTTCATGGATCCAAGCGAATTTCGTGACATGCAAATCGACACCTCTGGAGAGCTCACAGGGGTTGGTATTCAGCTTACTCAGGATGAAGAGACCGATGAGCTGGTTGTGGTGTCTCCCATCGAAGACACCCCTGCCTTTGAAGCTGGCATTCTGGCCCAAGATGTAATCATCCAAATTGATGACCAAAGTACGGAGGGCATGAACGTCAACGATGCGGTCAACCTGATCCGTGGACCTGTGGGTACAGACATCACATTGACAATTCGTCGGGGGCAGCAAGAGCTAGAGTTCCAGCTACGCCGCGACTTGATTGAGATTCATCCAGTTCGGTATTCGTTGCGGGAGACGGAAACCGGTGATGTTGGCTATATTCGCCTCACCCAGTTCAGTGCCAACGCCGCCCAAGAGATGGAAGAGGCGATTCAAGATCTACAGGCTCAGGGTGTCTCTGGGTATGTTCTAGATCTACGCTCTAACCCCGGTGGCTTGCTCTATTCCAGCATTGATATTGCTCGGATGTGGTTGGATGAAGGCGGTATTGTCTCAACCGTAAATCGTCAAGGCATTTCCGATCGCGAAGTAGCGAATGGCACCGCATTAACCGATTTACCGCTGGTGGTGTTGGTGGATGGTGGTTCTGCTAGTGCTAGTGAGATTCTCTCCGGTGCGCTGCAGGATAACGATCGCGCCACCTTGGTGGGAACACAAACCTTCGGTAAGGGCCTGGTGCAGTCGGTGCGCGGTCTGGGAGATGGTTCTGGGATTGCCGTGACGGTGGCTAAATATCTCACGCCCAGTGGACGAGACATTAACCAAGAGGGTATTGAGCCAGACATTGTTGTGGAGCTGACGGAAGAGCAGCTTGAAGTGTTGTTTAACGATCGCACCTTGATTGGCACCGATAGTGATCCGCAGTTCTCCCAAGCTCTAGAGGTCTTGTCTGACCAAATGACTGCTCAGCGACGACCCACTCAGGCGAACGTGCGTTAG
- the ispG gene encoding (E)-4-hydroxy-3-methylbut-2-enyl-diphosphate synthase, producing the protein MQTLPTPTASNPAADAFDTTIRRRKTRPVPVGTVTIGGGHPVVVQSMINEDTLDIEGSVAGIRRLHEIGCEIVRVTVPSMAHAKALAVIKQKLEETYQPVPLVADVHHNGMKIALEVAKHVDKVRINPGLYVFEKPKSDRTEYSQSEFDEIGDKIRETLEPLVISLRDQGKAMRIGVNHGSLAERMLFTYGDTPEGMVESALEFIRICESLDFRNLVISLKASRVPVMLAAYRLMAKRMDDLGMDYPLHLGVTEAGDGEYGRIKSTAGIATLLADGIGDTLRVSLTEAPEKEIPVCYSILQALGLRKTMVEYVACPSCGRTLFNLEEVLDKVRNATNHLTGLDIAVMGCIVNGPGEMADADYGYVGKQAGYISLYRGREEIKRVPEDQGVSELINLIKADGRWVDP; encoded by the coding sequence ATGCAAACCCTGCCCACTCCCACTGCATCTAATCCGGCTGCCGACGCCTTTGATACCACCATTCGTCGCCGTAAAACCCGCCCCGTGCCGGTGGGGACGGTCACCATTGGCGGTGGCCACCCGGTGGTAGTGCAGTCGATGATTAACGAAGATACGCTAGATATCGAGGGCTCGGTGGCAGGCATTCGCCGACTCCACGAAATTGGCTGTGAAATTGTGCGGGTAACGGTGCCCAGCATGGCCCATGCCAAGGCTCTTGCTGTTATTAAACAAAAGCTCGAAGAAACCTATCAGCCTGTTCCCCTCGTCGCCGATGTCCATCACAACGGCATGAAGATTGCCCTAGAAGTGGCCAAGCATGTCGATAAGGTGCGCATCAACCCCGGGCTGTATGTGTTTGAAAAACCCAAGAGCGATCGCACCGAATATAGCCAAAGCGAGTTTGACGAAATTGGCGACAAGATTCGCGAAACCCTAGAGCCGCTGGTCATCTCCCTTCGTGACCAAGGCAAAGCCATGCGCATTGGGGTCAACCATGGTTCCCTAGCAGAACGGATGCTCTTCACCTATGGCGATACGCCCGAAGGCATGGTGGAGTCGGCGCTAGAGTTTATTCGAATCTGTGAGTCCCTGGATTTCCGTAATTTGGTCATTTCCCTAAAAGCCTCCCGCGTACCGGTGATGCTAGCTGCCTATCGCCTGATGGCGAAGCGCATGGATGACCTCGGCATGGACTATCCCCTCCACCTCGGCGTCACCGAAGCTGGGGATGGCGAGTATGGTCGCATCAAATCTACGGCGGGCATTGCTACCCTCTTAGCCGATGGCATTGGTGACACCCTGCGTGTATCCCTCACAGAAGCACCTGAAAAGGAAATTCCCGTCTGCTACAGCATCCTGCAAGCCCTAGGTCTGCGTAAGACCATGGTGGAATATGTAGCCTGTCCTTCCTGCGGTCGCACCCTGTTTAATCTAGAAGAAGTGCTCGACAAGGTGCGCAACGCCACCAATCATCTGACGGGGCTAGATATTGCCGTCATGGGCTGTATTGTGAATGGCCCAGGAGAAATGGCCGACGCTGACTATGGCTATGTGGGTAAGCAGGCGGGCTATATCTCTCTCTATCGCGGTCGCGAAGAAATCAAACGCGTGCCTGAGGATCAAGGCGTGTCAGAACTGATTAACTTGATTAAGGCAGACGGACGATGGGTTGATCCCTAA
- a CDS encoding 4a-hydroxytetrahydrobiopterin dehydratase: MAQLLSETDIQQRLDDLSGWTLVGNEIQCQRTFKDFIEAIAFVNRLVEPAEAAGHHPDIAVSYNKVTISLTSHDAGGLTASDFDMAKVISGLK; this comes from the coding sequence ATGGCTCAGCTTCTAAGTGAAACCGATATTCAACAGCGTTTAGACGATCTGTCAGGTTGGACGTTGGTGGGCAACGAGATTCAATGCCAGCGTACGTTTAAAGACTTCATTGAAGCGATCGCTTTTGTGAATCGCCTAGTGGAACCGGCGGAAGCAGCAGGCCACCACCCAGACATCGCCGTGTCCTACAACAAGGTGACGATTTCCCTAACCAGCCACGATGCTGGGGGGCTGACGGCGAGTGACTTTGACATGGCTAAGGTCATCTCTGGTTTAAAATAA